Proteins from a single region of Apium graveolens cultivar Ventura chromosome 7, ASM990537v1, whole genome shotgun sequence:
- the LOC141673863 gene encoding uncharacterized protein LOC141673863 — protein MDKSWIFKDRDTLDYEIGVEEFLIFAEENASDPKRIPCPWSASRSSVNRNAPTPASTPAPAPTSARAPIPSPGLASETVNICDAAYNSSEYNNESYQFRRFVADAEQPLYEGSECTKLESMLKLHNWKARFGISDSAFNDLLSTVGSLLPKDNTKFLMLTILVSGPHELGNDVDVYLQPLIDDLKKLWEEGEPNVYDVYTKSYFTLKAILLWTINDFPAYGNLSGCVNKGYMCCPVCADDTTAKYLSHSRKMCYQGHRRYLARNHPYRKQKAAFNGQQELGQARQPLSGEEVLLYKVVDVSKLDKLQSDVIVTLCELEKIFPASFFDIMIHLIVYLVRELRLCGPVFYIWMYAFERFNKVLKSYVRNRYYPEGCIAECYLEDESVEFCQEFVKQACTTAGLRKDEGKLSGPLSVVTMKSIKEKERDEAHLHVLLNNIEVHPYILMHKEYLEGIHQGKKKSVHWLLREHNRLFADWFLEKVSSEMEENPGGVSETIRWIAGKPSFSVLTYEAYLVDGVRYFTKERDSVRVIQNSGVSLVAKTVQGSSAKDLNPVESDLIFYGVILEIWDLDYHAFKAPLFLCNWEDNDKGIKVDDLGFTLVDLSRQGHKRDKYVSMDQVKQVYYIEDPMDAKWSVVLTSTT, from the exons ATGGACAAATCTTGGATTTTCAAAGATAGGGACACACTTGACTATGAAATCGGGGTTGAAGAGTTTTTGATATTTGCCGAGGAAAATGCTAGTGATCCTAAAAGAATCCCCTGCCCCT GGTCTGCAAGTAGGTCATCAGTTAATAGAAATGCTCCGACCCCTGCATCTACGCCTGCCCCTGCACCTACGTCTGCCCGCGCACCGATACCTTCCCCTGGCCTTGCATCAGAAACAGTTAATATTTGTGATGCTGCATATAATTCGAGTGAGTACAATAATGAGTCGTATCAGTTTAGGAGATTTGTGGCTGATGCTGAACAACCTTTGTATGAGGGTAGTGAATGTACCAAGTTGGAGTCGATGCTAAAATTGCACAATTGGAAAGCTAGGTTCGGAATTAGTGATAGTGCCTTTAACGATTTGCTGTCTACTGTTGGCTCTCTCCTTCCTAAGGACAAT ACGAAATTTTTGATGCTAACAATTTTAGTTTCCGGTCCACATGAGCTTGGCAATGACGTTGATGTATATTTACAGCCTTTAATCGATGATTTAAAGAAGTTGTGGGAAGAAGGTGAACCAAATGTTTATGATGTATACACCAAGTCATATTTCACTTTAAAAGCAATTTTATTGTGGACAATAAATGACTTTCCTGCATATGGAAATCTGTCCGGATGCGTTAATAAAGGTTATATGTGTTGTCCAGTATGCGCTGATGATACAACTGCCAAGTATTTAAGCCATAGCAGGAAGATGTGTTACCAAGGCCATCGGCGTTACTTGGCTAGGAATCATCCATATAGGAAGCAAAAGGCCGCTTTTAATGGACAACAAGAATTAGGGCAGGCACGTCAACCTCTGTCTGGAGAAGAGGTTTTATTGTA CAAAGTTGTAGACGTATCGAAACTAGATAAATTGCAATCAGATGTAATAGTAACTTTGTGTGAGTTGGAAAAAATCTTTCCTGCATCATTTTTTGATATAATGATACATCTCATAGTGTACTTGGTTCGGGAATTACGGTTATGTGGGCCGGTATTTTATATATGGATGTATGCATTTGAGAGGTTTAATAAGGTGTTGAAGAGTTACGTACGCAACCGTTATTACCCCGAAGGCTGTATAGCTGAATGCTATCTGGAAGATGAATCAGTAGAATTCTGCCAAGAGTTTGTCAAGCAAGCTTGCACCACTGCTGGTCTTCGTAAAGATGAAGGCAAGTTAAGTGGTCCATTATCTGTTGTGACAATGAAATCAATCAAAGAAAAAGAGCGGGATGAAGCTCATTTACATGTTCTTCTAAACAACATTGAAGTACATCCATATATttt AATGCATAAGGAGTATCTAGAGGGAATCCATCAAGGAAAAAAGAAAAGTGTTCATTGGCTCTTGAGAGAGCACAATCGCCTTTTTGCCGATTGGTTTCTAGAAAAA GTTAGTAGTGAAATGGAGGAGAATCCTGGAGGAGTTTCAGAGACAATAAGATGGATAGCCGGAAAACCATCATTTTCAGTTTTGACTTACGAAGCTTATCTAGTAGACGGGGTCCGATACTTTACAAAAGAGCGAGACAGTGTGAGGGTTATTCAAAACAGCGGAGTGTCTTTAGTTGCTAAAACTGTCCAAGGGTCTAGCGCTAAAGATTTGAACCCCGTAGAAAGTGACTTGATATTTTACGGTGTTATCTTAGAAATATGGGATCTAGATTATCATGCATTCAAAGCCCCGTTATTTTTATGTAATTGGGAAGATAATGACAAGGGAATTAAGGTGGATGATCTTGGGTTCACACTTGTCGATCTAAGTCGACAAGGCCACAAGAGAGATAAATATGTGTCTATGGATCAAGTAAAgcaagtttattatattgaagaTCCGATGGATGCCAAGTGGTCCGTTGTATTAACCTCTACAACTTGA